In a genomic window of Streptomyces noursei ATCC 11455:
- the ftsE gene encoding cell division ATP-binding protein FtsE — protein MIRFDNVSKTYPKQNRPALRDVSLEIERGEFVFLVGSSGSGKSTFLRLLLREERASHGAVHVLGKDLAKLSNWKVPQMRRQVGTVFQDFRLLPNKTVGQNVAFALEVIGRPRGQIRKTVPEVLELVGLGGKEDRMPGELSGGEQQRVAIARAFVNRPLLLIADEPTGNLDPQTSVGIMKLLDRINRTGTTVVMATHDQQIVDQMRKRVMELEKGRLVRDQSRGVYGYQH, from the coding sequence GTCTCCCTGGAGATCGAGCGCGGCGAGTTCGTCTTCCTGGTGGGTTCCTCGGGCTCCGGTAAGTCCACCTTCCTGCGGCTGCTCCTGCGTGAGGAGCGCGCCAGCCATGGCGCCGTGCACGTACTGGGGAAGGATCTGGCCAAGCTGTCCAACTGGAAGGTGCCGCAGATGCGCCGCCAGGTGGGCACGGTCTTCCAGGACTTCCGGTTGCTCCCCAACAAGACTGTGGGGCAGAACGTCGCCTTCGCCCTGGAAGTCATCGGCAGGCCGCGCGGACAGATCCGCAAGACGGTGCCCGAAGTCCTCGAACTCGTCGGCCTCGGCGGCAAGGAGGACCGCATGCCGGGCGAGCTGTCCGGTGGTGAGCAGCAGCGCGTCGCCATCGCGCGGGCCTTCGTCAACCGGCCGTTGCTGCTCATCGCCGACGAGCCCACCGGCAACCTCGACCCGCAGACCTCCGTCGGCATCATGAAGCTGCTGGACCGGATCAACCGCACCGGGACGACGGTGGTCATGGCCACCCACGACCAGCAGATCGTCGACCAGATGCGCAAGCGGGTCATGGAACTCGAGAAGGGCCGGCTCGTACGCGACCAGTCGCGCGGCGTGTACGGCTACCAGCACTGA
- the ftsX gene encoding permease-like cell division protein FtsX encodes MRAQFVLSEIGVGLRRNLTMTFAVIVSVALSLGLFGASLLMRDQVNTMKGYWYDKVNVSIFFCNKNDAETAANCAKGAATQQQKDDILAELHRLPLVQNVEHETSDQAYKHYKEQFGDTPVAGLVTPDQLPESFRVKLKDPTKFDVIKSAFSERPGVEQVQDQRDTVEPLFRLLDGMRYAALGVMGLMLVVALMLIVNTVRVSAFSRRRETGIMRLVGASSFYIQLPFIMEAAIAGLIGAVFACVLLVGGKYFMINQWLAKQIQVVNFIGWDAVLAVLPLVLLIGLLMPALAAFFALRKYLKV; translated from the coding sequence ATGCGCGCCCAGTTCGTCCTGTCGGAGATCGGCGTCGGTCTCCGCCGAAATCTCACGATGACCTTCGCCGTCATCGTCTCGGTAGCCCTCTCGCTCGGCCTGTTCGGCGCCTCGCTGTTGATGCGCGACCAGGTCAACACGATGAAGGGGTACTGGTACGACAAGGTCAACGTCTCCATCTTCTTCTGCAACAAGAACGACGCCGAGACGGCCGCCAACTGCGCCAAGGGTGCGGCGACCCAGCAGCAGAAGGACGACATCCTGGCCGAGCTGCACCGGCTGCCGCTGGTGCAGAACGTGGAGCACGAGACCAGCGACCAGGCGTACAAGCACTACAAGGAGCAGTTCGGCGACACGCCCGTGGCCGGTCTGGTCACGCCCGACCAGCTGCCGGAGTCCTTCCGGGTCAAGCTCAAGGATCCGACCAAGTTCGACGTGATCAAGTCGGCGTTCTCCGAGCGCCCCGGCGTCGAGCAGGTCCAGGACCAACGGGACACCGTCGAACCGCTGTTCCGTCTCCTGGACGGCATGCGGTACGCGGCCCTGGGCGTCATGGGTCTGATGCTGGTGGTGGCGCTGATGCTGATCGTCAACACCGTGCGGGTCTCCGCGTTCAGCCGCCGCCGGGAGACCGGCATCATGCGGCTGGTCGGCGCCTCCAGCTTCTACATCCAGCTGCCGTTCATCATGGAGGCCGCGATCGCCGGCCTCATCGGTGCCGTGTTCGCCTGCGTCCTGCTCGTCGGCGGCAAGTACTTCATGATCAACCAGTGGCTGGCGAAGCAGATCCAGGTGGTCAACTTCATCGGCTGGGACGCCGTCCTGGCGGTGCTTCCGCTGGTCCTGCTCATCGGGTTGCTGATGCCCGCGCTCGCCGCGTTCTTCGCGCTGCGCAAGTACCTCAAGGTGTGA
- a CDS encoding S41 family peptidase, translating into MLGPCGYDRPRRIRRGAALTLFLAGVLAAGAATGTWDDAGDAAESVAHGRPAGDTAVDRPAVERAARAAAQAAGDGKSGAQAAADVVSRSGDRWSAVYTAGEFEDFQAQLDGTYVGVGLWVREQGGGRITVSRVRPDGPAARSGIAVGDRLDAVDGRPARGRPVTDVVARLRGDGPGGSGAPGTSVRLDLGRGARHWSVTLRRTRLHTRNVTVDRPYGADGPTRIKITAFAKGTGAAVRRAVRAADRRGGLLLDLRGNTGGLVTEAVATASVFLDGGLVATYDVDGSQRALYAERAGDTRIPLVLLVDGGTMSAAELLSGALQDRGRAVVVGSPTFGKGSVQMPSELPDGSVAELTVGHYRTPAGRAVDGAGITPDLLVEDHAEKRARTVLSGLGTGA; encoded by the coding sequence ATGCTGGGCCCGTGTGGGTACGACCGGCCCCGCCGCATCCGCCGCGGGGCGGCCCTGACGTTGTTCCTCGCCGGGGTGCTCGCCGCGGGCGCGGCCACCGGCACCTGGGACGACGCCGGGGACGCCGCGGAGTCCGTCGCCCACGGCCGGCCCGCCGGGGACACGGCCGTCGACCGGCCCGCCGTCGAGCGGGCCGCACGGGCCGCGGCGCAGGCCGCCGGGGACGGCAAGTCCGGTGCGCAGGCCGCCGCGGACGTCGTCAGTCGCAGCGGCGACCGGTGGTCGGCGGTCTACACCGCCGGCGAATTCGAGGACTTCCAGGCCCAGTTGGACGGCACGTATGTCGGCGTCGGGCTGTGGGTGCGGGAGCAGGGCGGTGGCCGGATAACGGTGTCCCGGGTGCGGCCCGACGGGCCCGCCGCCCGCTCCGGCATCGCCGTCGGCGACCGCCTCGACGCGGTCGACGGCCGGCCCGCCCGGGGACGCCCGGTCACCGACGTCGTCGCCCGGCTGCGCGGCGACGGGCCCGGGGGCTCCGGTGCCCCCGGCACGTCCGTCCGGCTGGACCTCGGGCGCGGCGCCCGCCACTGGAGCGTGACCCTGCGCCGGACCCGCCTGCACACCCGGAACGTCACCGTGGACCGCCCGTACGGTGCCGACGGCCCGACCCGCATCAAGATCACCGCATTCGCCAAGGGCACCGGCGCCGCGGTCCGCCGCGCGGTGCGCGCCGCGGACCGGCGGGGCGGGCTGTTACTGGACCTGCGCGGCAATACCGGCGGCCTGGTCACCGAGGCGGTCGCCACCGCGTCGGTCTTCCTCGACGGCGGCCTGGTCGCCACCTACGACGTGGACGGCAGTCAGCGCGCCCTGTACGCCGAGCGCGCCGGGGACACCCGGATCCCGCTGGTCCTGCTGGTGGACGGCGGCACGATGAGCGCCGCGGAGCTGCTGTCCGGCGCGCTCCAGGACCGCGGCCGGGCGGTCGTGGTGGGCTCCCCGACGTTCGGCAAGGGGTCGGTGCAGATGCCCAGCGAGCTGCCGGACGGCTCGGTCGCGGAGCTGACCGTCGGCCACTACCGCACTCCGGCCGGCCGGGCCGTGGACGGCGCAGGCATCACCCCGGACCTGCTCGTCGAGGACCATGCCGAAAAACGGGCCCGCACAGTATTGAGTGGCCTCGGCACCGGTGCGTAG
- the smpB gene encoding SsrA-binding protein SmpB: protein MATKGKGKDKNDGRKLVAQHKKARHDYHILDTYECGLVLTGTEVKSLRQGRASLVDGFVQIDGGEAWLHNVHIPEYTQGTWTNHSARRKRKLLLHRVEIDKLEVKSQDSGHTIVPLSLYFKDGRAKVEIALAKGKKEWDKRQTLREQQDRRETDRAISAARRRQRA from the coding sequence ATGGCTACCAAGGGCAAGGGCAAGGACAAGAACGACGGGCGCAAGCTCGTCGCGCAGCACAAGAAGGCGCGGCACGACTACCACATTCTGGACACCTATGAGTGCGGTCTGGTGTTGACCGGCACCGAGGTGAAGTCGCTGCGCCAGGGCCGGGCGTCGCTCGTGGACGGATTCGTCCAGATCGACGGCGGGGAAGCCTGGCTGCACAACGTCCATATCCCCGAATACACGCAGGGCACCTGGACGAATCACAGCGCGCGGCGGAAGCGGAAGCTGCTGCTGCACCGCGTCGAGATCGACAAGTTGGAGGTCAAGTCCCAGGACTCGGGTCACACGATCGTGCCGCTGTCCCTGTACTTCAAGGACGGTCGGGCCAAGGTCGAGATCGCGCTGGCCAAGGGCAAGAAGGAGTGGGACAAGCGGCAGACGCTGCGCGAGCAGCAGGACCGCCGCGAGACGGATCGGGCGATCTCGGCGGCCCGACGCCGGCAGCGGGCCTGA
- a CDS encoding DUF4232 domain-containing protein yields MQRRSLLATTMAALALTVTAGLTVTGCGSGRMAALHGNCKTKGLSWKVTVLKAAPHSAHREAKLSVVNKGSQPCVFDGFPTFAVHVGKGPESDGKGQGRTMPIDLRRGGMVTTHLRYKDHGPGMTPADCLVSNDEAIVGAPRDRHQKLIKVRDEKGKKTRMNICEQTIWMGPPIEQNG; encoded by the coding sequence GTGCAGCGACGTTCCTTGCTCGCGACGACGATGGCCGCGCTCGCCTTGACCGTGACCGCCGGACTGACCGTGACCGGCTGCGGCTCGGGGCGGATGGCGGCGCTGCACGGTAACTGCAAGACCAAGGGCCTGAGCTGGAAGGTCACCGTCCTGAAGGCGGCGCCGCACAGCGCCCACCGCGAGGCCAAGTTGTCGGTCGTCAACAAGGGGTCACAGCCGTGCGTCTTCGACGGCTTCCCCACCTTCGCTGTCCACGTCGGCAAGGGGCCGGAGTCGGACGGCAAGGGGCAGGGCCGCACCATGCCGATAGACCTCCGGCGCGGTGGCATGGTCACCACTCACCTGCGCTACAAGGACCACGGGCCCGGTATGACGCCCGCCGACTGCCTGGTGAGCAACGACGAGGCGATCGTGGGCGCGCCCCGTGATCGCCATCAGAAGCTGATAAAGGTCCGGGACGAGAAGGGCAAGAAGACCCGGATGAACATCTGCGAGCAGACGATCTGGATGGGCCCGCCCATCGAGCAGAACGGCTGA
- a CDS encoding asparagine synthase-related protein: MDFLVFPDHPVTDRLAARLPRTSATRTIAHLSGRPWIVGHWRREELVTARVGPRCAVLLGTTSATSDALARLLPRLRGLDDLAELRHELPGSYFLLACMGAEVRAQGSLSAVRRLHRTDLGGLTVLGSRPQDLAALAHTAAAAGLPGAPRTGTVDEEALAARLLAPGAPLPLALRTCWRAVHAVPPGHCAAHDPAGRYREVRWWHPPEPDLPLPEAAEAVREALSAAVHARTHRATLSADLSGSLDSTSLCFLAARDSTELITTAWEGRDPADDDPLWSAHSAYRLSRVRQEGRHLSLPYTDAPTWYTPPAQPAHTDPAGPLAAVRDAARLLHQARLVARFGSRMHLTGIGGDALFAPRPVALNSLARGDFREALRLARRARRLAPWTLRATVRTLLGGRCYPRWLATGADRIVPGARRRPDGTDWEDVPAMPPWAHPDAVATVRRLLREAAAAAPEPLDPLRAQHEVAAAAVRAGERVRGIDALTSAHGVVYEAPFLDDAVIEAALAVRLADRVPGGGEPVLAAAMRGLVPGPVLGRGSRRAHSAELHAGLRRNRRALAALCEDSHLAALGLIRPEALRPVLTSLQPDTGALRPLDPTLAAEFWLRARPAPPDHDAAPAPAARISAPAVEGG, translated from the coding sequence GTGGATTTCCTGGTGTTCCCCGACCACCCCGTCACCGACCGGCTCGCCGCCCGCCTGCCCCGGACCTCGGCCACCCGCACCATCGCCCACCTCTCCGGCCGCCCCTGGATCGTCGGCCACTGGCGGCGCGAGGAGCTGGTGACCGCCCGGGTCGGCCCGCGCTGCGCGGTGCTGCTCGGCACGACCTCGGCCACCTCGGACGCGCTGGCCCGGCTGCTGCCCCGGCTGCGCGGCCTCGACGACCTCGCGGAGCTCCGCCACGAACTCCCCGGCAGCTACTTCCTGTTGGCCTGCATGGGCGCCGAGGTGCGCGCCCAGGGCAGCCTCTCCGCGGTCCGCCGGCTGCACCGCACGGACCTCGGCGGCCTCACCGTGCTGGGCAGCCGCCCCCAGGACCTGGCCGCGCTGGCCCACACGGCGGCCGCCGCCGGACTGCCCGGCGCGCCCCGCACCGGCACGGTCGACGAGGAGGCGCTCGCCGCCCGTCTGCTCGCGCCCGGCGCCCCGTTACCCCTCGCACTGCGCACCTGCTGGCGCGCGGTGCACGCCGTACCGCCCGGCCACTGCGCCGCGCACGACCCGGCCGGCCGGTACCGCGAGGTCCGCTGGTGGCACCCGCCGGAGCCGGACCTCCCGCTTCCGGAAGCCGCCGAGGCGGTACGGGAGGCCCTCAGTGCGGCCGTGCACGCCCGGACCCACCGGGCCACGCTCAGCGCCGACCTCTCCGGCTCCCTGGACTCCACCAGCCTGTGTTTCCTGGCCGCCCGTGACAGCACCGAGCTGATCACCACCGCCTGGGAGGGCCGCGACCCGGCCGACGACGACCCCCTGTGGAGCGCGCACAGCGCCTACCGCCTCAGCCGGGTCCGCCAGGAGGGCCGCCACCTCTCCCTCCCGTATACCGACGCCCCCACCTGGTACACCCCGCCCGCGCAGCCCGCGCACACCGACCCGGCCGGCCCGCTGGCCGCCGTACGGGACGCGGCCCGGCTGCTGCACCAGGCGCGGCTGGTCGCCAGGTTCGGGTCCCGGATGCACCTGACCGGCATCGGCGGCGACGCGCTCTTCGCACCCCGGCCGGTGGCGCTCAACTCCCTCGCCCGCGGCGACTTCCGCGAGGCGTTACGACTGGCCCGCCGGGCCCGGCGGCTCGCCCCCTGGACGCTGCGGGCCACCGTGCGCACCCTGCTCGGCGGCCGCTGCTACCCCCGGTGGCTGGCCACCGGCGCCGACCGGATCGTCCCCGGCGCCCGCCGCCGGCCCGACGGCACGGACTGGGAGGACGTCCCGGCGATGCCGCCCTGGGCCCATCCGGACGCGGTCGCCACGGTGCGCCGGCTGCTGCGCGAGGCCGCCGCCGCGGCACCCGAGCCGCTCGACCCGCTGCGCGCCCAGCACGAGGTGGCCGCCGCCGCGGTACGGGCCGGCGAGCGGGTGCGCGGCATCGACGCCCTGACCTCGGCGCACGGTGTGGTCTACGAGGCGCCGTTCCTGGACGACGCGGTGATCGAGGCGGCGCTGGCCGTGCGGCTCGCGGACCGCGTGCCGGGCGGCGGCGAGCCCGTGCTGGCCGCGGCGATGCGCGGCCTGGTGCCCGGACCGGTCCTGGGCCGCGGCAGTCGGCGCGCGCACAGCGCCGAGCTGCACGCCGGGCTGCGCCGGAACCGCCGGGCACTGGCCGCGCTGTGCGAGGACTCCCACTTGGCGGCGCTGGGCCTGATCCGGCCGGAGGCACTGCGCCCGGTCCTGACGTCCCTCCAGCCGGACACCGGCGCGCTGCGGCCGCTGGACCCGACCCTGGCCGCCGAGTTCTGGCTGCGGGCGCGGCCGGCACCGCCGGACCACGACGCAGCCCCGGCACCCGCCGCCCGGATCTCCGCCCCGGCAGTGGAAGGCGGCTGA
- a CDS encoding nitrate/nitrite transporter, producing MTAETAAATATATDGTRSTGGRVRKGRRWIERWDPEDETFWRESGERIARRNLVLSVLTEHIGFSVWSLWSVMVLFMGPEYGIDPAGKFFLVAVPTAVGAVLRVPYTFAVARFGGRNWTVFSALLLVVPTVAAAVVMVPGTPYGVFLAMAALAGVGGGNFASSMTNINAFYPLRKKGWALGLNAGGGNLGVPVVQLLGLLVIGTAGAAQPRIVLAVYVPLIVLAAVLAARFMDNLAPVANDTGAAVAAARERHTWVMALLYVGTFGSFIGYSFAFGLVLQSQFARTPLQAASLTFLGPLLGSLARPVGGWLADRYGGARITLGNFVAMGLATGVVLAASAVRSLPLFLAGFTALFLLTGLGNGATYKMIPGIFLARAVRRGLVGEAAAAAGRRLSGAAMGLIGAVGALGGLGINLAFREAFAATGSGAAAFAAFLVFYVVCGAVTWAVYVRRPRRGAAGAEVDGAAPRPVYADV from the coding sequence ATGACGGCCGAGACCGCGGCAGCGACCGCGACAGCGACTGACGGCACCCGCAGTACGGGTGGCCGGGTGAGGAAGGGGCGGCGCTGGATCGAGCGCTGGGACCCGGAGGACGAGACGTTCTGGCGGGAGTCCGGGGAGCGGATCGCCCGGCGCAACCTGGTCCTGTCGGTGCTGACCGAGCACATCGGCTTCTCCGTGTGGAGCCTGTGGTCGGTGATGGTGCTGTTCATGGGCCCGGAGTACGGGATCGACCCGGCCGGGAAGTTCTTCCTGGTGGCGGTCCCCACGGCGGTGGGCGCGGTGCTGCGGGTGCCGTACACCTTCGCCGTGGCGCGGTTCGGCGGGCGCAACTGGACGGTCTTCAGCGCGCTGTTGCTGGTGGTGCCGACGGTCGCCGCGGCGGTGGTGATGGTGCCGGGCACGCCCTACGGGGTGTTCCTGGCGATGGCCGCGCTGGCCGGCGTCGGCGGCGGGAACTTCGCCTCGTCCATGACCAACATCAACGCCTTCTACCCGCTGCGGAAGAAGGGCTGGGCGCTGGGGCTGAACGCCGGCGGCGGCAACCTCGGGGTGCCGGTGGTGCAACTGCTGGGGCTGCTGGTGATCGGCACCGCGGGCGCCGCCCAGCCGCGGATCGTGCTGGCCGTGTACGTGCCGCTGATCGTGCTCGCGGCGGTGCTGGCCGCGCGGTTCATGGACAACCTCGCGCCGGTGGCCAACGACACCGGGGCGGCCGTGGCGGCGGCCCGGGAGCGGCACACCTGGGTGATGGCGCTGCTCTACGTCGGCACCTTCGGGTCGTTCATCGGCTACAGCTTCGCCTTCGGCCTCGTCCTGCAGAGCCAGTTCGCGCGCACGCCCCTCCAGGCGGCGTCGCTGACCTTCCTCGGGCCGCTGTTGGGGTCGCTGGCCCGGCCGGTCGGCGGGTGGCTGGCGGACCGCTACGGCGGCGCGCGGATCACCCTGGGGAACTTCGTGGCGATGGGCCTGGCCACCGGGGTGGTGCTGGCGGCCTCGGCGGTGCGCTCGCTGCCGCTCTTCCTCGCCGGGTTCACCGCGCTGTTCCTGCTGACGGGACTGGGCAACGGCGCCACCTACAAGATGATTCCGGGCATCTTCCTGGCCCGGGCGGTGCGCCGGGGGCTGGTCGGCGAGGCGGCCGCGGCGGCCGGGCGGCGGCTGTCGGGTGCCGCGATGGGGCTGATCGGGGCGGTGGGCGCACTGGGCGGGCTGGGCATCAACCTCGCCTTCCGGGAGGCGTTCGCCGCCACCGGCTCCGGGGCCGCGGCGTTCGCCGCGTTCCTGGTGTTCTACGTGGTGTGCGGGGCGGTCACCTGGGCGGTGTACGTACGCCGGCCGCGGCGCGGGGCGGCCGGCGCGGAGGTGGACGGGGCGGCGCCCCGGCCCGTGTACGCCGACGTCTGA
- a CDS encoding uroporphyrinogen-III synthase, which yields MHDQLEPAGQERPGEPERALRPLDGFTVGVTAARRAEELGALLERRGAHVVHAPALRIVPLPDDAELLDVTRALTEDPPDVVVATTAIGFRGWIEAAEGWGLGEALLGRLTGAELLARGPKVRGAIRAAGLTEKWSPASESMAEVLDRLLAQGVAGRRVAVQLHGEPLPGFVEALRAGGAEVIGVPVYRWMPPADLGPVDRLLDAVLARGLDAVTFTSAPAAASLLRRAAERGIQPELLAALRQDVLVACVGPVTALPLEALDVPTRQPERFRLGPLVQLLCRELPGRVPPLPVAGRRLEIRGRAAVVDGGLRPVPPAGMALLRALARRPGWVVARGELLRALPGTGRDEHAVETAVARLRTALGEPRLIQTVVKRGYRLALDAPADTEKYGDGTA from the coding sequence ATGCACGATCAGCTGGAGCCTGCCGGGCAGGAGCGGCCCGGGGAGCCGGAGCGGGCGCTGCGCCCGTTGGACGGCTTCACCGTCGGGGTGACCGCGGCCCGTCGGGCGGAGGAGCTGGGCGCGTTGCTGGAGCGCCGGGGCGCCCACGTGGTGCACGCCCCGGCGCTGCGCATCGTGCCCCTGCCGGACGACGCCGAACTGCTCGACGTCACCCGTGCGCTGACCGAGGACCCGCCGGACGTGGTGGTGGCCACCACCGCCATCGGGTTCCGCGGCTGGATCGAGGCGGCGGAGGGCTGGGGGCTGGGCGAGGCGCTGCTGGGCCGGCTGACCGGCGCGGAGCTGCTGGCCCGCGGCCCGAAGGTGCGCGGCGCGATCCGGGCCGCCGGGCTGACCGAGAAGTGGTCGCCGGCCTCGGAGTCGATGGCCGAGGTCCTCGACCGGCTGCTGGCGCAGGGCGTCGCCGGACGGCGGGTCGCCGTTCAGCTGCACGGGGAGCCGCTGCCGGGGTTCGTCGAGGCGCTGCGGGCCGGTGGCGCGGAGGTGATCGGGGTGCCGGTGTACCGGTGGATGCCGCCGGCCGACCTCGGGCCGGTGGACCGGCTGTTGGACGCGGTGCTGGCGCGCGGCCTGGACGCGGTGACCTTCACCAGCGCGCCGGCCGCCGCGTCGCTGCTGCGCCGGGCCGCCGAGCGCGGCATCCAGCCGGAGCTGCTGGCCGCGCTCCGGCAGGACGTGCTGGTGGCGTGCGTGGGGCCGGTGACGGCGCTGCCGCTGGAGGCGCTGGACGTACCCACCCGGCAGCCGGAGCGCTTCCGGCTGGGGCCGCTGGTGCAGCTGCTGTGCCGGGAACTCCCGGGCCGGGTGCCGCCGTTGCCGGTCGCCGGGCGGCGGCTGGAGATCCGCGGCCGGGCCGCGGTGGTGGACGGCGGGCTGCGGCCGGTGCCGCCCGCCGGGATGGCGCTGCTGCGCGCCCTGGCCCGCCGCCCCGGCTGGGTGGTGGCCCGCGGCGAGCTGCTGCGGGCGCTGCCGGGCACGGGCCGGGACGAGCACGCGGTGGAGACCGCGGTGGCGCGGCTGCGGACGGCGCTGGGCGAGCCCCGGCTGATCCAGACGGTGGTCAAGCGCGGCTACCGGCTGGCGCTGGACGCCCCGGCGGACACCGAGAAGTACGGCGACGGCACGGCCTAG